The genomic stretch GGAGAAAGGACAGGAGTGGTtctgaatagagttgggccgaacggttcgccggcgaacggggttcgcgcgaacttaggtggttcgcgtgcgggtaccgcacgcgaaccttttgcggaagaagttcggttcgccccataatgcacctgagggtcaactttgaccctctacatcacagtcagcaggcccagtgtagccaattaggctacactagcccctggagccccacccccccttatataaggcaggcagcggcggccattacggccactcgtgtgcctgcattagtcagagtagggcgagctgctgcagactgtctctcagggaaagattagttaggcttaacttcttcctggctgcatacctgttctgttcagtgagccctcagcccactgcatacctgtactgtgatcctgccactgcatacctgttcagtgatcctgccacagcatacctgttctgttcagtgagccctcagcccactgcatacctgtactgtgatcctgccactgcatagctgttcagtgatcctgccacagcatacctgttctgttcagtgagccctcagcccactgcatacctgtactgtgatcctgccactgcatagctgttcagtgatcctgccacagcatacctgttctgttcagtgagccctcagcccactgcatacctgtactgtgatcctgccactgcatagctgttcagtgatcctgccacagcatacctgttctgttcagtgagccctcagcccactgcatacctgtactgtgatcctgccactgcatacctgttcagtgatcctgccactgtatacctgttctgtgaacccgccactgtatacctgttctgttcagtggacccgccactgtatacctgttctgtgaacccgccactgtatacctgttctgttcagtggacccgccactgtatacctgttctgtgaacccgccactgtatacctgttctgttcagtggacccgccactgtatacctgttctgtgaacccgccactgtatacctgttctgttcagtggacctgccactgtatacctgtttagtgaacacgccactgcatacctgttgtgttcagtgaacctgccactgcatacctgttctgtgaacccgccactgtatacctgttctgttcagtggacccgccactgtatacctgttctgtgaacccgccactgtatacctgttctgttcagtggacctgccactgtatacctgtttagtgaacacgccactgcatacctgttgtgttcagtgaacctgccactgcatacctgttctgtgaacccgccactgtatacctgttctgttcagtggacccgccactgtatacctgttctgttcagtggacctgccactgtatacctgttctgttcagtggacctgccactgtatacctgtttagtgaacacgccactgcatacctgttgtgttcagtgaacccgccactgtatacctgtactgttcagtgaacccaccgcatcagtgcgcatacctgtgcagttaagtgaacccacctacctacgtgagtgcacgcagtgtgatataccactccgtgcatacccgatatggacaaaacaggtagaggaagaggaagaggtagtggcagaggcagaggaaggccacccggcaggtctgcgcgaggtcgtgtaaatgtaatttcgtgtggacctggcccacagtacagtgctcggaagaaggcacgtcccatcacctcccaagattgtcaggacgtggttgagtatttagcgacacagaacacctcatcttgctcagccaccagcgctactactagcaccacttccgctgcatttgacacttcgcaagaattatttagtggtggtgaaatcactgatgcacagccattgttacagccagatgaattttcaccagctcatatgtctgcgttacgcgacaacactatggatgtaacgtgtaaggaggatgaaggacctacacatttggatttttctgaggcaagcgaagctgggcaggatgattacgatgatgacgatgatagggatcctctgtatgttcccaatagaggagatgaagagggggacagttcagagggggagtcagagagtagtaggaggatagaagttgctgaaagaagctggggcagctcttcgtcagaaacagctggtggcagagtccggcaccatgtatcgccagattcgccacctatgtacagccagccaacttgcccttcagcatcagctgctgaggtgcccacatcccagggtggctcagcggtgtggaaattttttaatgtgtgtgcctcagatcggaccaaagccatctgttcgctctgccaacaaaaattgagccgtggaaaggccaacacttacgtagggacaagtgccttacgaaggcacctgcagaaaaggcacaaacagcaatgggatggccacctgagcaaaagcagcagcagcacacaaaagcaaagtcaccctccttctcctcttcctccttcaggtgcatcatctgcttatgccgctctctcccttgcaccttcacaggcaccctcctccactccgcctctgcccttgagcggttcctgctcctctgcccacagcagcagtcaggtgtccgtgaaggaaatgtttgagcggaagaagccacttttggccagtcacccccttgcccggcgtctgacagctggcgtggcggaactgttagctcgccagctgttaccataccggctggtggactctgaggccttccgtaaatttgtggccatcggaacaccgcagtggaagatgccaggccgcacttatttttccagaaaggccataccccaactgcaccgtgaagttgagaggcaagtggtgtcatctcttgcgaagagcgttgggtcaagggtacacctgaccacggatgcctggtctgccaagcacgggcagggccgctacattacctacacagcccattgggtgaacctggtggtgaacgatggcaagcagaaagcggcggaccaaattgtgacacctccacggcttgcaggcaggcctcctgccacctcctctcctcctgctacatgctcttcgctgtcctcctcctcctccttggctgagtggcagttctcctctccagctacacagccccagctccgcagggcctatgctgcatgccaggtacgacggtgtcacgccatcttagacatggcttgtctcaaagcggagagtcacactggagcagctctcctggctgctcttaagaaacaggtggatgagtggctgaccccgcaccacctggagataggcaacgtggtgtgcgacaacggcagcaatctgcttgccgctttgcatatggggaagctgacacacataccctgcatggcacatgtcatgaatctggtggttcaaagatttgtggcaaagtaccctggcttagcggatgtcctgaagcaggccaggaagttctgtgggcatttgaggcgctcttacacagccatggcacgatttgcagaaattcagcgtaaaaacaacatgccggtgagacgcctcatttgcgatagccccactcgctggaactcgaccctcctcatgttctcccgcctgctagaacagaagaaagccgtcacccagtacctctacaactggagtagaacgaaacagtctgggaagatggggatgttctggcccgacaactggacaatgatgaaaaatgcatgcaggctcatgcggccgtttgaggaggtgaccaacctggtgagctgcagtgagggcaccatcagcgacttaattccctacgcgtacttcttggagcgtgctgtgcgtagagtggcggatgaagctgcgaatgagcgtgaccaggaaccgttacggcaggaacaggcatgggaccaattttcatcagacccagctgtttcctcaacacctgcggcagcacagaggggggaggaggaggaagaagagaggtcatgtgcagaagatgagtcagactcagaggatgatgagcaaggtgtttctttgggggaggaggaggaggaggaggggacagcggcaggagaacaaccgcagcaggcgtcgcagggggcttgtgctgcgcaaccttcccgtggtattgttcgcggctggggggaggaggttgacttacctgacgtcactgaggaagagcaagaggagatggagggtactggatccgactttgtgcagatgtcgtcttttatgctgtcctgcctgttgagggacccccgtataaaaaacctcaaggggaatgagctgtactgggtggccacactactagaccctcggtacaggcacaaagtggcggacctgttaccaactcaccggaaggtggaaaggatgcagcacatgcagaaccagctgtcaactatgctttacaatgcctttaagggtgatgtgacggcacaacgccagcaaggtaccactgccactaatcctcctcccgtgtccacgcagtcaaagacaggacgctccagcgatctcatggtgatgtcggacatgcggacgttctttagtccaacgcctcgccgtagcccttccggatccaccctccaccaacgcctggaacggcaggtagccgactacctggccttaagtgtggatgtagacactgctgtgaacagcgatgaggaacccttgaactactgggtgcgcaggcttgacctgtggccagagctgtcccaatttgccatccaacttctctcctgccctgccgcaagcgtcctctcagaaaggaccttcagcgcagctggaggcattgtcacagagaagagaagtcgcctaagtcacaaaagtgttaagtacctcacctttataaaaatgaatgaggcatggatcccggagggctgctgcccgccccaagactaagtcagtccccgcacatacagcatctctgcctgcacgccgtgtgactggctgcctggcctgccccaagaagactaagtcgctcccagtccctccacacagcatgtctgcctgcaggccgcttcactaccttctccgccaccaccaacagggtccgggactccaggcggattgctgaattttttaggccgctgctagcagcggccgctgtaataatttttcgggtgcgtgtacatgactgcctaatttttctggctgcactgcgggcagctgcaacaacaaaagaaaaggcatgaacatgcgcccattccccttcgtgatcattaccttgccgtggtgaaggggcttgcgtatcacaatggagcaatgaccggcgcctagatgagtgtctcggggggcacacccacgataataaggtcgttgcctcattgtggtcagaccaaatttgatcagctggacagtcactgttctgtcattcagctacatcagccaggtgactgaccatatgggctgtaaagccaccaaaacctgcactctcgccatggtgcgcaccagtccagcacggccgtcactacacaaacagctgtttgcggtgcgttacacgatgagtttggtgcgtcagtgtgaagcagtaccttaattacactacctgattgatgtatacacatgcaagatgtttgaaagcactttaggcctgtcatttaacattcaatgtgatttctgcccttaaaacgctgctttgcgtcaaatccagatttttcccggggacttttggcatgtatcccactccgccatccccccctccaggtgttagaccccttgaaacatcttttccatcacttttgtggccagcataattaattttttttttcaaagttcgcatccccattgaagtctattgcggttcgcgaactttaacgcgaaccgaacctttcgcgaaagttcgcgaacccggttcgcgaaccgaaaatcggaggttcggcccaactctagttctgAATCAGAGGAAGGTAATAAATAATGACTGCTGAAAACTCTCAGACATTCACAGAGAATATCCAGAAATACACGTGTAGAGAGGAAAGCACCAGAGTTGGAGGAATTTCTCAGTTAACACCCAGGAGAATCCTGTGATGCTGCTCTGTGAGAGAACTGCAATAATCTGCTTGTGTCATCAGCCTAGCCACCAGCATCTGACTTGGTTCGTCCTGAGAGGACGATTCCACTTGAGAAGCCTTTAGCAGAGACTGGGGCAGGGCAACAGCAGTCTGCAGCAAATCTAGCAAACAGAGCTTCGCGCAGGATCCTTACCCCACTCAACTCCCCATTCAGCTTCTGTGCCAGCCATCAGCATCTCTGCTCCTGTCTGACAATagacctgcacagcactatttcCACACAGCTCCTTCTCTAGCTGTCTCCATGGGATTTTAGCAGCCGTAAATGTGAAGTTTAACACTTTTTCTGTTAATAGCACTGCATTAAGGCAGTAGTGAGGAGAGGACTAGCAGCATCATGGCTATTAACACAGATGCCCAATATGAGAAGGCACTGGAGGAGTCAGGGAACCCTCTTCCTGCGGATGCTCATGAGACTGAGAAACTCCTCACCTCTGCCACTGAGGCTAAAGAAGAGAATGGGATGAAGAAGTCTTTCTCGGTCACCATGTCCAGTGAGAAGTCCATAGGAGACCTGGACCAGAATGGGCATAGCATGCCATACAAGTCAGTGTCTGCAGGGCAGCTGGAGTCAgcgcccctctccccctccagagtcAGCCTGGCCAGGGCATCTTCTACAGCCACCACCACTGCCCAGGACCAAGGGAGGCCCAACGGCTATCTGGTGCTGGCCATCTTCGCCTGCTTATGCCCAGTCTGGCCAGTCAACATAGTGGGATTGGTATTCTCCATCATGGTAAGTGGTGTCCCAGATGGGGATTTCCCTGTACACACCTTGTAAGGTGCTTATAGGGGTAATAAAACATCACTCTgaaatgcatgtatatatatatatatatatatctgtctgTGCATGAAATCGTAGGTACGTACCCCTGTCCAAGTAGAaacagcagccacacccagcagaGGGTTGCTTAATTTTAAACAATGACTTTTTGAtaatggttattttttttttttttgttctagctCTGAAAGCATCATGGCTTATATAAAACCTATCCTGACTATTCTAAAGTGATggagggtgaaatctgattggctgttattgacTACTGCACTTTGCATGCCTTGATCATGCTTGCACCTCTGCTATAACTCTTAGGGCTATGGCACTTGAGGGCACTTGATTGAGGGACCACAGTATGTCTTTGTGGCATATTGCTTAAGGCTGGTGCTAATATCTGTCACACTAGAGTCACTTGTCACTACATGGACATATATAGACACAAATTGTCAGATACGGAGTCTTTTGTTTGCTGTGGTTCATACCctcaccatacacatacagacAAATCATGGAACTCAATGGGTCATATATGACCACCTTTGAACCCATCAAGCCCGCTACACGTTGCCTGGCTTGGCGGCCGAATGTTCATAGCACAGAGTAGCTATTCTTTTTTTCACGGTTAAGCCTAGcagacactttcaattatgattaaccaatcactgaccaattataTCACCTCTATGTAttatgagagtcaacagatacTGAATACTATGATCAGATTGTCTAGGTAaacgctcatactacatggagatggtaacattggtcagtgattagccaatcataatttaaagtgtgtaccaggcttaactatGGGGCAGTTTGCACCCAAATAAGCCTGGtagacacatccaattttgattgggcaataattggccaattttgccacttccatgtagtatgagagctcacctacacaatctgtgcATACTATTCAAAATCTGGTGCCCTCATGCTACatataggtggtaaaattggccagtgattggccaatcaaaattggatgtgtgtatgcaccacaACTCCATAGATCTTTTCCGACAGGTAGATAAATGTGTATACCAAGCTGCTGTCATGCTTAGATGTCTTCATTAAAGGATCTAGAGAACCTTGCATGATCTTAACAATTAATATTCAGATTGGACGCACTGCTTGTAGAGATTGGGTGTGTATGGCCACTCATACTGAACTCTGTGTGGGGTTAATATATACCATACTGCCTGCTACAAGAATATATGCCATTATTGTAGCATTCTTATCTATTGAACAGTTGCGCCTTCCTGGTATAGGTTGGGTCTGGCACTGTGCCCCTGCTGCTGTGGCTGGTATTGTGTGCTGCTCACTGTAGCATATTACAAATGCTGCCTCTGTTAATGGGATATGGCACGACTAAGACTCCTCCTTTCTGCTTCCCGCATCCAATATTCTTTTCACCATCTCAGCATTTGAAGATTGAGcctgtgtgtgagtggtgtgtggggggaggtgtTCTTTGACAAGCATGGGGAGATTTATGTCCCATTGTTAGCCACTTTCCTCAGTTTAACCCTTATTCTAGCCACACAAACAGGAACTTCCATTAACAGGGTGTTAGCCTTTAGTGGGACGTCAGCAGTACATACACTGTTAATTCTGTCCAGTAAATGCACTCTCAGCATCCTTTGTTTTCCCATAGAGTAATGATTGTATCAGTTCACTATAATGCACTCTAGGGTATATAGAGTAGTGAAGACAACAGTAGCGCCGGGGAGATTGACACTAATGAGTCTATCGCATGTCCCATGGAAGATTTTTCTCTGGTGCTTCAGCTGAATGAACAGATATTATATAGGCAAGACCCTCACACCAGCGGAGCGTGGAGAGATTGTAAACTTGTATAGGCAAGACCCTCACACTAGCGGAGCGTGGAGAGATTGTAAGCTTGTATAGGCAAGACCCTCACACCAGCGGAGTGTTcagagattgtaagcttgcatagGCAAGACCCTCACACTAGCGGAGCGTGGAGAGATTGTAAGCTTGTATAGGCAAGACCCTCACACCAGCGGAGCGTGGAGAGATTGTAAGCTTGTATAGGCAAGACCCTCACACCAGCGGACTGTGGAGAGATTGTAAGCTTGTATAGGCAAGACCCTCACACCAGCGGAGCGTGGAGAGATTGTAAGCTTGTATAGGCAAGACCCTCACACCAGCGGAGCGTGgagagattgtaagcttgcatagGCAAGACCCTCACACCAGCGGAGTGTGCAGTTGTGTGCGGGAATCACAGCTTTGCTTTGAGGTGAATTCAGGGAGTCGTGACATGATAGCTTAATCCATTCTGCGCAGAAACAGCCTTACTATTGCAATGGATTGTAgaagtgtattaaaaaaaaaactttaaaggacaactgaagtgagaagaatataaaagctgccatatttatttcaatttaaacaatatcagttgccttgcagccctgctgatctatttggctgcagtagtgtctgaatcatatcaggaaaaaaagcatgcagctaatcttgtcagatctgacaataatgtcagaaacacctgatcaactacatgcttattcagggtcgatggataaaagtattagtggcagaggatcagcaggatagccagggaactgctattgcctaaaaggaaatatacactcgcctaaaggattattaggaacaccatactaatacagtgtttgaccccctttcgccttcataactgccttaattctacgtggcattgattcaacatggtgcccaaagcattctttagaaatgttggcccatattgatagtatagcatcttgcagttgatggagatttgtaggatgcacatccagggcacgaagctcccgttccatcacatcccaaagatgctctattggtttGAGATCTggagactgtgggggccattttagtacagtgaactcattgtcatgttcaagaaaccaatttgaaatgattcaagctttgtgacatggtgcattatcctgctggaagtagccatcagaggatgggtacatggtggtcatgaagggatgaacatggtcagaaacaatgctcaggtagcccgtggcatttaaatgatgcccaattggcactaaggggcctaaagtgtgccaagaaaacatctcccacaccattacacaaccaccaccaccaccaacaaggcatgatggatccatgttttcattctgtttacaccaaattaTGACTTtattgagactcatcagaccaggcaacattttttccagtcttcaactgtccaattttggtgacctGGTGCAAATTGtaacctctttttcctatttgtagtggagatgagtggtacccggtggggtcttctgctgttgtagcccattggcctcaaggttgtgcgtgtcgtggcttcacaaatgctttgctgcatacctcggttgtaacgagtggttatttcagtcaacgttgctcttctatcagcttgaatcagtcggtccATTTTTgcacacaggactgccgcatactggatgtttttcccttttcacactattctttgtaaaccctagaaatagttgtgtgtgaaaatcccagtaactgagtagattgtgaaatactcagaccggcccatgtggcaccaacaaccatgccacactctaaattgcttaaatcacctttctttcccattctgacattcagtttggcgttcaggagattgtcttgaccaggaccacacccctaaatgcattgaagcaactgccatgtgattggttgattagataattgcattaatgagaaattgaacaagtgttcctaataatcctttaggtgagtgtatgtggcagcctccttatccctctcacttcagttgtcctttaaatacaagTTTAAATCTCTTGTATGCGcattacacaccatacaattattttacatttattttcaatTGAAGAATTACAatcgatttttctgattatttgtAACGGTCCAAAATTATGATCAATGGATCACTCACCAGAGTTAAAATTTCCccatttatgaaaaaaatgaatgaaaactaTTCAAAAAATGTACAATCTACTCTACACGGTTCAATTTTCATTCAAACTGATCAGAAAAAATACACCAGTCCACCACAGAAAGTACCGTAGATCGGATTTCTTGaatggattaaaaaaacaaactctcaattttgtttgtacaaccggcTTTTGTTTATGAACTGCCATAAAattagataattttattgtatggggggggggggggggggaatactaaTCCAAAGGAAACTGCCATGGAGTTTCTCTTGGGTGAGAGCTATTGTATTCCCCTGCAGCAGGAGTCTGCATGCAGTACTTAGTGATAATGCTTTCCGCAGCTAAACTAATACCGAATCTTTATACAGAGCTGGGCAGAGTCCTCAAATACAAAGGCAAGACCAGGGCCACCCTTTCATATGTGGGACCTGTGCAGCTGCAGCAGGAACTATGCATTCAGTCAATAAAGAGAACAGCTAAACGCTTTCATGACTCCCACCCATGATGCCGACCCCCGCAATGTTGGCTGGTCTCGCGCCTCCTCATCGTGCTCTGGGcgtccgggagcattctgtgcatgcgcagtacgcgaAAATCACACGATCAGGTTGCCGAGCATGTGTAGTAGCTGCCGACTGGTGGCAACCAGACAGCTTTGCTGTGGTcgctgctgctagccagagggaCTCAGACGGACttggtgggcacaggatgactccagggggctgcaaagaGCCCCAggttaagttaaactcatttttggaccagctaacgcccataagcgtcagcaggtcttaagtgggttaccatggaaacggcctttccatgtcagttcacggagggcgtctccgtgaacagccggagagccgccgatcgcggctcgccggcaaaatgtaaacacgcggggaataaatccccgctgtttacattatacggcgctgctgcgcagcagcgccgtagggaagattggcgatccccggcctctgattggccggggatcgccgtcatttgataggcctatccttcaatggacggatatccgtcctgcgcagcccatggagggagagggagggacgggaagtcagggagcgccgaaaacgctgcggaggggggctttgaagagcccccgcaaagcgcagcaagccggcggcgatcagacccccccggagaacatccccctagtggggaaaaaagggggtaagtctgatcgccctggcactttcctgatctgtgctgcaggctggagagtccacgcagcacagatcaggcaaaccacccctggtccttaagtggttaagtaacccTTTAAGTATTCTTAGCTTTAGTTTAAATAAAACGTAGTATTATGGGAGGAAACTAATGTTATTCCAGATGGGGGTAGCGTGATAAATGTTTTGGAAAGGGCACAATTAATCCTAAGGTTTCCCCTGTATACAGCCAtgccggagctgggaaaaaagggcgcatgccgctagtggacaaaaagggcgccgccattcactcccataataaatagcgtttaatgggcgccgggtaggaaaaaagggcgccggagctaaataaagtttataaacggcgccaggagctaaataaagtttacaaacggcgcccggagctgtttaatgatttataactgaacttgtggtgatttacgtttataaaatgcacccgtgccgaataacgtttatgaaaatactaaacatatttatcttatttaaataattaaaacattatttaaagttttatcccttactgtttgtaaaacattattattcacaaaataaagcgatcagtacgtaacgtaaattgcaaaatatttttttaatccacaattagtaaaacataattatccacataataaaggggggtcttaggtttaggcaccaacaggggggtcttaggtttaggcaccaacaggggggtcttaggtttaggcattaacaggggggtcttaggtttaggcaccaacaggggggtcttaggtttaggcattaacagggggggtcttaggtttaggcattaacaggggggtcttaggtttaggcaccaagaggggggtctaggggttaggggtaggtacagggagggttacttaggcaccaacaggggggtcttaggtttaggcaccaacaggggggtcttaggtttaggcaccaacaggggggtcttaggtttaggcaccaacaggggggtcttaggtttaggcaccaacaggggggtcttaggtttaggcaccaacaggggggtcttaggtttaggcaccaacaggggggtcttaggtttaggcaccaacaggggggtcttaggtttaggcaccaacaggggagtctaggggttagggataggtacaggtagggttctgtgtaagagtaggcttaggtatagttttagtaaaa from Hyperolius riggenbachi isolate aHypRig1 chromosome 2, aHypRig1.pri, whole genome shotgun sequence encodes the following:
- the TRARG1 gene encoding trafficking regulator of GLUT4 1, which translates into the protein MAINTDAQYEKALEESGNPLPADAHETEKLLTSATEAKEENGMKKSFSVTMSSEKSIGDLDQNGHSMPYKSVSAGQLESAPLSPSRVSLARASSTATTTAQDQGRPNGYLVLAIFACLCPVWPVNIVGLVFSIMSRISLQQGDVDGARRLGRLARLLSVVSIFLGIVIIILCVLSLTGVFN